One window of the Phycisphaerae bacterium genome contains the following:
- a CDS encoding TolC family protein, with protein MAYLISPLVIASREDMMAARHGLEEFRANLSRLEPYIGVDGGALEYPQRRGVNGYDSELVAGIQQETFDGSVFRVEGGVNGSRYSYDRTQSDAAKTESGSSGVLRARVEIPFIGSRKRQDRTIKQAYQESSARQAMLEYLRDYRTYVNNALAEYRQTILYLNQMRAYEDHIAAIEALWDLPELTDDERTRLQTALGDAKVHHSGLQASYWSSLLSLLETLGIQPGEKYTVEEPKELSLQFLDEVSTPEGRQRLLAKAFENNPRFAVLEDAIRNAELKRSQAVLGTHDMTAYFEGAHYPFAPPEFDDRVHGWLLTAGITVRINDRRVLTESRKKAEAEIRAYRAQIAAEENDIRDQITIRADRLLTYSKSRSEAIENVEQARAQFQERCEAYFWRGESGMNIDDVLRSLSVLTNAQVQLASNFNQIIDAEHDLLVATGEVYRLVGIRIEKEDSGTVLHEALLSQPSVTSSQPE; from the coding sequence ATGGCTTATCTGATCAGCCCCCTGGTGATTGCCAGTCGCGAGGACATGATGGCCGCGAGGCACGGCCTGGAAGAATTCCGCGCCAATCTCAGTCGCCTTGAGCCTTATATTGGGGTTGACGGAGGAGCCCTTGAATATCCGCAACGGCGGGGGGTCAACGGCTACGACAGCGAGCTGGTTGCCGGTATCCAGCAGGAGACCTTTGACGGATCCGTGTTTCGCGTCGAAGGCGGGGTGAACGGCTCGCGTTACAGCTACGACCGGACGCAAAGCGACGCGGCCAAGACGGAATCCGGCAGCAGCGGAGTCTTGCGAGCCCGGGTCGAGATTCCTTTCATCGGTTCCCGCAAGCGTCAGGATCGAACCATCAAGCAGGCCTACCAGGAGTCCAGCGCCCGGCAGGCGATGCTTGAATACCTCAGAGACTACCGAACCTATGTCAACAACGCGCTTGCCGAATATCGCCAGACGATTCTTTACCTGAACCAGATGAGGGCGTATGAGGATCACATCGCCGCGATCGAAGCCCTCTGGGACCTGCCCGAGCTGACGGACGACGAGCGCACGCGCTTGCAGACGGCTTTGGGAGATGCCAAAGTTCACCACAGCGGCCTGCAGGCCAGCTACTGGTCCTCGCTGCTTTCGTTGTTGGAAACTCTTGGTATTCAACCGGGCGAAAAGTATACCGTCGAAGAGCCCAAGGAATTGTCCCTACAGTTCCTGGACGAGGTCTCGACGCCCGAAGGCCGACAGCGACTGCTGGCCAAGGCGTTTGAGAACAATCCCCGGTTTGCGGTCCTGGAGGATGCGATTCGCAATGCCGAACTGAAGCGTTCCCAGGCTGTTTTGGGAACTCATGACATGACCGCCTATTTTGAGGGGGCGCACTACCCGTTTGCCCCGCCGGAGTTTGACGACCGGGTTCACGGGTGGCTTCTGACGGCGGGGATTACCGTGCGGATCAACGACCGGCGCGTCCTCACGGAGTCGCGGAAGAAGGCGGAGGCCGAAATCCGGGCTTACCGGGCTCAGATCGCCGCCGAAGAAAACGATATTCGCGATCAGATCACGATTCGCGCGGATCGGCTCCTGACCTACTCCAAATCCCGCTCGGAGGCGATCGAAAACGTCGAGCAGGCGCGGGCGCAGTTCCAGGAACGATGCGAGGCCTACTTCTGGCGAGGCGAGTCCGGGATGAATATCGACGACGTCCTCAGGTCGCTGTCGGTCCTGACAAACGCCCAAGTGCAGCTTGCCAGCAACTTCAATCAGATCATTGATGCCGAACACGATCTGTTGGTTGCGACCGGAGAAGTCTATCGCTTGGTGGGCATCCGAATTGAGAAGGAAGACTCCGGCACCGTGTTGCACGAGGCGCTGCTCTCACAGCCGTCTGTTACCTCATCACAACCCGAGTGA
- a CDS encoding TolC family protein, translating into MTDRLFPIFEDHRRVGLTVVLAFCWLTGCSSVFPTKVEPLLDPESLRPSPQVWQLSDPLDPSKPATQPMATRPAGLAATRPAAGPSTRPATGELPSPPYRINADSIPRLVYHKYPLVTSAREQMIAAQHGLQEFKANLSRFEPFTNVSGMAFQYPERRDASGLSGEVTGGIEKETFDGAIYRVEGGARGERIKYGEVGEGQASEDSGEGGLVRGRVEVPFIGSRKRQDRTINQAYQESTARAAVLNYLSYYRSYALTAMNYYAGALLYLGYARAYEHQIEALEDLLKEPGLTPQDQQVILTSIGSSRIVRDSYKASYQSYLLWTLEYLGIRPGEEYYLEEPPVSEGSIYYDRTRTDEQRQELLTEAYESNPRFRVLNDAIRDAELKRSQAILGKNDITAFVEGTQHAFGAETFDDRVGGWELRGGVSFRMNDPRVLNASIRKAEAEIRSYQAQIEAEELSVQQQIAVQSATLTTYVESKPQILKNIDEARSEFEARRKAYFAGQSTLLRIDDVLSSLQSITTAEVRLVSNRYYTALADNMLMSASGQLYQMAGVKLTEDAGTVGLAEKK; encoded by the coding sequence ATGACCGACCGACTGTTTCCCATCTTTGAGGATCACCGCAGAGTGGGGCTGACGGTTGTCTTGGCCTTCTGTTGGCTGACAGGCTGCTCATCGGTGTTCCCGACCAAGGTGGAGCCGCTGCTGGATCCCGAGTCTCTGCGGCCGAGTCCCCAGGTTTGGCAGTTGAGCGATCCGCTGGATCCATCCAAGCCGGCCACTCAGCCGATGGCAACGCGTCCGGCGGGCTTGGCGGCCACCCGTCCGGCTGCTGGACCGAGCACCCGTCCGGCGACCGGTGAGTTGCCCAGCCCCCCTTACCGGATCAATGCCGACAGCATCCCGAGGCTGGTTTATCACAAGTATCCGCTGGTTACTTCGGCCAGAGAGCAGATGATCGCCGCCCAACACGGCCTGCAGGAGTTCAAGGCCAACCTGAGCCGTTTTGAACCCTTCACCAACGTGTCGGGTATGGCCTTTCAGTATCCCGAGCGACGCGATGCCAGCGGATTGTCGGGCGAGGTCACCGGCGGGATCGAGAAGGAGACTTTTGACGGCGCCATCTACAGGGTTGAGGGTGGTGCTCGCGGCGAGCGAATCAAATACGGCGAAGTGGGAGAAGGGCAGGCGTCGGAGGATAGCGGCGAGGGCGGTCTGGTGAGAGGCCGTGTCGAGGTTCCGTTCATTGGTTCCCGAAAGCGGCAGGACCGAACGATCAACCAGGCCTACCAGGAATCGACCGCCCGGGCGGCGGTGCTCAACTATCTGAGCTACTATCGCTCTTACGCCCTTACCGCGATGAACTACTATGCCGGCGCCTTGCTCTATCTGGGCTATGCACGGGCCTACGAACACCAGATCGAGGCCCTTGAGGATCTGCTCAAGGAGCCCGGGCTCACCCCTCAGGATCAGCAAGTCATTCTGACCTCGATCGGCAGCAGCCGGATCGTCCGTGACTCCTACAAGGCCAGCTATCAGTCGTACCTGTTGTGGACTCTGGAGTATCTGGGTATTCGCCCGGGCGAGGAGTATTATCTCGAGGAGCCGCCGGTGAGCGAGGGGAGCATCTACTATGACCGCACCCGGACCGACGAACAAAGACAGGAGCTTCTCACCGAGGCGTACGAGAGCAATCCCCGGTTTCGGGTGCTGAACGACGCCATCCGGGACGCTGAACTGAAGCGGTCGCAGGCCATTCTCGGGAAGAACGACATCACCGCCTTTGTCGAGGGGACACAGCACGCCTTCGGAGCGGAGACCTTTGACGATCGAGTCGGCGGGTGGGAATTGCGGGGCGGCGTGTCCTTCCGGATGAATGATCCTCGAGTCCTCAACGCTTCGATCAGAAAGGCCGAGGCTGAGATCCGGTCCTACCAGGCCCAGATCGAGGCTGAGGAACTGAGTGTTCAGCAGCAGATTGCGGTGCAATCGGCCACGCTGACCACCTACGTTGAATCCAAGCCGCAGATTCTCAAGAACATCGACGAGGCCAGGAGCGAGTTTGAGGCTCGTCGCAAGGCGTACTTTGCGGGCCAGTCGACGCTACTGAGAATCGATGACGTTCTGAGTTCGCTCCAGAGCATCACAACGGCAGAAGTGCGCCTCGTCAGCAACAGGTATTACACCGCTTTGGCGGATAACATGCTCATGTCCGCGTCGGGACAGCTTTACCAGATGGCCGGCGTGAAGCTGACGGAGGACGCCGGCACGGTGGGGCTTGCGGAGAAGAAGTAG
- a CDS encoding radical SAM protein, with protein sequence MRIALINPVARRCQGYHTIGGRIPQLGLQVLAQLTPSDHQVDIIDEIFGPQATERLVRRGRYDLVGITSYSSGASRAYEIAAQARREGIPTIMGGPHVWAVPDEVAGHVDSIAIGECDEIWTEILSDAAAGRLKPRYQGRPASISTPGIGRGAQHLQAVNGSYTVAAIQTSRGCPVGCDYCSVTLFSGPEIRRRPIDDIIDEWNSTIKRFIFVTDDNFFGVGPKHAEWAKELLRQIIKRGKKRLWFSQTTINMGADAEGLDLAYRAGCRGMLIGFETFNPESLRDYHKGINRMNLSRYKELVDGFHRAGIPVFGAFIIGADQDDENTVAETAIQSVKLGIDTIQITNLTPLPGTRLYQRWMSEGRIFATNYPEDWERYTFVETVYHPRKMTARKLDETIYELRHAAANTPWVWRRTLRTLLATRSLTGSLFIHGMNKGWKRIARMQLPKDEERFGFIPHENERTRKLRDAFTMSLRKYQAHRSMQPAPSPAPLNPVCPAKLIERSREP encoded by the coding sequence ATGAGAATAGCATTGATTAACCCCGTTGCCCGCCGATGCCAGGGCTACCACACGATAGGCGGGAGAATCCCGCAGCTCGGCCTCCAGGTCCTTGCCCAGTTGACTCCCTCGGACCATCAAGTGGACATCATTGACGAGATCTTCGGACCCCAAGCCACCGAGCGATTGGTCCGCCGCGGCCGATACGATCTGGTGGGCATCACCAGCTACTCCAGCGGCGCGTCGCGGGCCTACGAAATCGCAGCCCAGGCTCGCCGCGAGGGCATTCCAACCATTATGGGTGGACCCCACGTTTGGGCGGTGCCCGACGAGGTGGCAGGACATGTCGATTCCATCGCGATCGGGGAGTGCGATGAGATTTGGACGGAGATTCTGTCCGACGCCGCGGCCGGTCGGCTCAAACCCCGATACCAGGGGCGGCCGGCCTCCATCAGTACCCCGGGCATCGGCCGTGGAGCTCAGCACCTTCAGGCCGTCAATGGTTCATACACCGTCGCCGCGATTCAGACTTCACGAGGCTGCCCGGTCGGATGCGACTACTGCAGCGTCACGTTATTCAGCGGCCCGGAGATCCGGCGGCGACCGATCGACGATATCATCGACGAGTGGAACTCGACCATCAAGCGGTTCATCTTCGTGACCGACGACAACTTCTTCGGTGTCGGGCCCAAGCACGCCGAGTGGGCCAAGGAGCTGCTTCGCCAGATCATCAAGCGGGGCAAGAAACGCCTGTGGTTCAGTCAGACCACGATCAATATGGGCGCCGATGCGGAGGGACTGGACCTGGCTTACAGGGCCGGTTGCCGCGGAATGCTGATCGGCTTCGAGACGTTCAACCCGGAGAGCCTGCGGGATTACCACAAGGGTATCAACCGCATGAATCTGTCACGCTATAAGGAACTCGTCGACGGATTCCACCGCGCGGGGATTCCCGTCTTCGGGGCCTTCATCATCGGTGCCGACCAGGACGATGAGAACACCGTCGCCGAGACGGCCATTCAGTCGGTCAAGCTGGGGATCGATACCATCCAGATCACCAACCTCACGCCTCTGCCCGGCACCAGGCTGTATCAAAGGTGGATGTCCGAGGGCCGGATCTTCGCTACCAACTACCCGGAGGACTGGGAAAGGTATACCTTCGTCGAGACCGTGTACCACCCGCGCAAAATGACCGCCCGAAAGCTGGATGAGACCATCTACGAACTGCGACACGCCGCCGCGAATACCCCCTGGGTCTGGCGACGCACGTTAAGGACGCTGCTGGCGACCAGAAGCCTGACCGGCTCGCTCTTCATCCACGGGATGAACAAGGGTTGGAAACGAATCGCCAGAATGCAGTTGCCCAAAGACGAAGAGCGCTTTGGGTTCATCCCTCACGAGAACGAGCGGACGCGCAAACTCAGGGACGCCTTCACCATGTCGCTCCGCAAGTACCAAGCGCATCGATCAATGCAGCCTGCGCCGAGCCCCGCTCCGCTGAACCCCGTTTGCCCTGCGAAGCTCATCGAGCGAAGCAGGGAACCCTGA